The sequence below is a genomic window from Mycobacterium heidelbergense.
CCGCGTCTTCCGGTCGGTCCAGAACTACCAGCCCGGGACCTTCGAGGGTTGGCTGCACCGCATCACCACCAACCTCTTCCTCGACATGGTGCGCCGGCGCGCCCGCATCCGGATGGAGGCGCTGCCCGAGGATTACGATCGAGTGCCCGCCGACGAGCCCAACCCCGAGCAGATCTACCACGACTCGCGGCTCGGGCCCGACCTGCAGGCCGCGCTGGATTCGCTGCCGCCCGAGTTTCGTGCCGCGGTGGTGCTGTGTGACATCGAAGGGCTGTCCTACGAGGAGATCGGCGCCACCCTGGGCGTGAAGCTGGGCACCGTGCGCAGCCGCATCCACCGCGGACGTCAGGCCTTGCGCGACTACCTTGCGGCGCATTCCGAAGACGGTGCCCTCGCCCGCGCGCTGCCGGCGCAGTCCGCGTAGCACCACGCCGTTGACGCTTATCCGCCGCCGAATCCTGCGGTTTCGGGCGCTGTGACGCGGTGTTGGGCATCGCCTCGCGCTACATTCGTGGTGTAGGCGGCTTCGGGG
It includes:
- the sigE gene encoding RNA polymerase sigma factor SigE produces the protein MERGVHPNGITSRRAGNTLWQLRVDAVDELPNLDGRAIPEDPINTTLLSPATMSHAQDCPGDEWVETTDALQGTAVFDATGDKATMPSWEELVRQHADRVYRLAYRLSGNQHDAEDLTQETFIRVFRSVQNYQPGTFEGWLHRITTNLFLDMVRRRARIRMEALPEDYDRVPADEPNPEQIYHDSRLGPDLQAALDSLPPEFRAAVVLCDIEGLSYEEIGATLGVKLGTVRSRIHRGRQALRDYLAAHSEDGALARALPAQSA